A stretch of the Mycobacterium sp. ITM-2016-00317 genome encodes the following:
- a CDS encoding nuclear transport factor 2 family protein yields MTGNTFTRDELADAFAEFEATVDRAAQTRDWDPWVDQYTDDVLYVEHAAGTMRGREEVRPWIWKTMESFPGSYMTSFPSLWHVVDADTARIICELDNPMRDPGDGTVISATNLSILTYAGDGKWCRQEDVYNPLRFASAAVKWCRKAEGLGTLPDEAAQWMAKYGRTR; encoded by the coding sequence GTGACCGGCAACACTTTCACGCGGGACGAGCTGGCCGACGCGTTCGCGGAGTTCGAGGCGACGGTCGACCGGGCGGCGCAGACCAGGGACTGGGATCCGTGGGTGGACCAGTACACCGACGACGTCCTCTACGTCGAACACGCCGCGGGCACGATGCGCGGCCGGGAGGAGGTGCGGCCGTGGATCTGGAAGACCATGGAGTCCTTCCCGGGCAGCTACATGACGTCGTTCCCGTCGCTGTGGCACGTGGTGGACGCCGACACCGCTCGGATCATCTGCGAGCTCGACAACCCGATGCGCGACCCCGGTGACGGCACCGTCATCAGCGCCACCAACCTCTCGATCCTGACCTACGCCGGCGACGGGAAATGGTGCCGCCAGGAGGATGTCTACAACCCGCTGCGGTTCGCGTCGGCCGCGGTGAAGTGGTGCCGGAAGGCCGAGGGCCTGGGCACCCTCCCCGACGAGGCCGCGCAGTGGATGGCCAAGTACGGGCGCACCCGGTGA
- a CDS encoding NAD-dependent epimerase/dehydratase family protein: MAPVLVIGANGYLGSHGTRALVADGQQVRVMVRDGANTVGIDDLDVTRFVGDIWDDDVLRAAMTGCEVVYYCVVDTRGWLRDPAPLFRTNVDGTRNVLEVAVEPAIAAGLQKFVFTSSYVTVGRKRGKVATEDDVIADRGLTPYVRSRVQAENLVMRYARDRGLPAVAMCVSTTYGAGDWGRTPHGAIIAGAAFGKLPFVMSGIELEAVGIDDAAGAMLLAAQKGRPGERYLISEKMISNAEVVRIAAEAAGVPAPTRSVPLPLSYAMAALGSLKGRLRGTDERLSLDSLRLMRAEAPVNCDKARRELGWQPRPVEESIREAATFWVNLRQAKRADRAQR; encoded by the coding sequence GTGGCTCCGGTGCTCGTCATCGGCGCCAACGGCTACCTCGGCAGCCACGGCACCCGCGCCCTCGTCGCCGACGGGCAGCAGGTCCGGGTGATGGTGCGCGACGGCGCGAACACCGTCGGCATCGACGACCTCGATGTCACCCGGTTCGTGGGGGACATCTGGGACGACGACGTGTTGCGCGCGGCGATGACCGGATGCGAGGTCGTCTACTACTGCGTCGTCGACACCCGCGGCTGGCTGCGGGACCCGGCGCCGCTGTTCCGCACGAACGTCGACGGCACCCGCAACGTCCTCGAGGTGGCCGTCGAACCGGCGATCGCGGCAGGCCTGCAGAAGTTCGTGTTCACCAGCAGCTACGTCACCGTCGGGCGGAAGCGGGGGAAGGTCGCCACCGAGGACGACGTGATCGCCGACCGCGGGCTGACGCCGTATGTCAGGTCCCGGGTGCAGGCCGAGAACCTGGTGATGAGGTACGCGCGGGACCGCGGGCTGCCCGCGGTGGCGATGTGCGTGTCGACCACCTACGGCGCCGGTGACTGGGGCCGCACACCGCACGGGGCGATCATCGCCGGGGCCGCGTTCGGCAAGCTGCCGTTCGTGATGAGCGGCATCGAGCTCGAAGCCGTCGGCATCGACGACGCCGCCGGCGCGATGCTGCTGGCCGCGCAGAAGGGCCGTCCCGGCGAGCGCTACCTGATCTCGGAGAAGATGATCTCCAACGCCGAGGTGGTACGGATCGCCGCCGAGGCCGCCGGCGTGCCCGCCCCGACCAGGTCCGTCCCGCTGCCACTGTCCTATGCGATGGCCGCGCTGGGCAGCCTCAAGGGCCGGCTGCGGGGCACCGACGAGCGCCTCTCACTGGATTCGCTGCGGCTGATGCGCGCCGAGGCGCCGGTGAACTGTGACAAGGCCCGGCGTGAACTCGGTTGGCAGCCAAGGCCCGTCGAGGAGTCGATCCGCGAAGCCGCGACATTCTGGGTGAATCTGCGGCAGGCCAAACGGGCGGACAGGGCGCAGCGCTGA
- a CDS encoding DUF427 domain-containing protein has product MTDRPVLQPSAAHPITVEPTGRHVVVRLNGELVAETDAALTLQEASYPAVQYIPMADVPAERLRPSDTSTYCPFKGEAGYFDVVAGGQTVADAVWTYRDPYPAVAQIAGHVAFYADKADVTVDP; this is encoded by the coding sequence ATGACCGACCGTCCCGTCCTGCAGCCCTCCGCGGCTCACCCCATCACCGTCGAGCCCACCGGACGCCACGTGGTGGTGCGGCTCAACGGCGAGCTCGTTGCCGAGACCGATGCCGCGCTCACTCTGCAGGAGGCGTCTTATCCTGCGGTGCAATACATTCCGATGGCCGATGTGCCCGCCGAACGGTTGCGGCCCAGCGACACCTCCACCTACTGCCCGTTCAAGGGCGAGGCGGGCTACTTCGACGTCGTCGCAGGCGGGCAGACCGTCGCGGACGCGGTCTGGACCTACCGCGATCCGTACCCCGCCGTCGCGCAGATCGCCGGCCACGTCGCGTTCTACGCCGACAAGGCCGACGTCACCGTCGACCCCTAG
- the msrA gene encoding peptide-methionine (S)-S-oxide reductase MsrA, producing MSDYKRAVLAGGCFWGMQDLIRKQPGVVSTRVGYTGGQNDHPTYRNHPGHAEAIEIVYDPTQTDYRALLEFFFQIHDPTTKNRQGNDVGTSYRSEIFYVDDEQRQIALDTIADVDASGLWPGKVVTEVSPAPDFWEAEPEHQDYLERYPTGYTCHFPRPGWKLPKRAEV from the coding sequence GTGAGCGACTACAAGCGAGCAGTACTGGCGGGCGGATGCTTCTGGGGCATGCAGGACCTGATCCGCAAGCAGCCCGGCGTGGTCTCCACCCGGGTGGGCTACACGGGCGGGCAGAACGACCATCCGACCTACCGCAACCATCCCGGTCATGCCGAGGCGATCGAGATCGTCTACGACCCCACGCAGACCGACTACCGCGCGCTGCTGGAGTTCTTCTTCCAGATCCACGACCCGACGACCAAGAACCGGCAGGGCAACGACGTCGGCACCAGCTACCGGTCGGAGATCTTCTACGTCGACGACGAGCAGCGCCAGATCGCGCTGGACACCATCGCCGACGTGGACGCATCGGGGCTGTGGCCCGGCAAGGTCGTCACCGAAGTCAGTCCGGCACCGGATTTCTGGGAGGCCGAGCCGGAGCACCAGGACTACCTGGAGCGCTATCCGACCGGCTACACCTGCCACTTCCCGCGGCCCGGCTGGAAGCTGCCCAAACGCGCTGAAGTGTGA
- a CDS encoding TetR family transcriptional regulator: protein MSDPALESTRRRLTARQAETVERLGRAAVELLRRDGYPALTVRRVAAEAGVGAATAYTYFSSKEHLVAEVFWRRLSGSPEVDHGSADPAARVTAVLGHISMLVADEPEFAGAVTTALLGRDPDVEVLRARIGRDIRDRLTAALGPGTDAEVIDALEMLYSGALVRAGMGHVSYQEIASKLEKSARLVLG, encoded by the coding sequence GTGTCCGATCCGGCTCTGGAGTCGACTCGGCGTCGTCTGACGGCCCGGCAGGCCGAGACGGTGGAGCGGCTGGGACGCGCGGCGGTGGAACTGCTCAGGCGGGACGGTTACCCCGCCCTGACCGTGCGCAGAGTGGCCGCCGAGGCGGGGGTGGGGGCCGCGACCGCCTACACCTACTTTTCGTCCAAGGAGCATCTGGTCGCCGAGGTGTTCTGGCGCCGGCTGTCCGGTTCGCCCGAGGTCGACCACGGTTCGGCGGACCCCGCGGCCCGGGTCACCGCGGTGCTCGGCCACATCTCGATGCTGGTCGCCGACGAGCCGGAGTTCGCCGGCGCGGTGACCACCGCGCTGCTGGGCCGCGATCCCGACGTCGAGGTGCTGCGTGCGCGCATCGGCCGCGACATCCGTGACCGGCTGACCGCGGCGCTGGGGCCGGGCACCGACGCCGAGGTGATCGATGCGCTGGAGATGCTCTATTCGGGCGCGCTGGTGCGTGCCGGTATGGGGCACGTGTCCTATCAGGAGATCGCGTCGAAGCTGGAGAAGTCGGCGCGGCTGGTGCTGGGCTGA
- a CDS encoding prenyltransferase, with protein sequence MPDAPGVPGVFTPAQCRQTAESIAATQEPSGAIPWSVGGHTDPWDHIENAMALTVAGLLEPARAAFEWSRTTQRPDGTWPIQLRDGVVEDANSDTNFCAYIATGVWHHVLVTGDRRFAETMWPVVVKAIDFVLELQCATGEIAWARGPSGDAEEALLTGCASIYHSIRCALALADHLGDPQPEWEVAVGRLGHAILEHPDRFVTKDRWSMEWYYPVLGGALRGPRARARIDERWDDFVVPGLGIRCVDDRPWVTGAETCELVMALEAMGDSTRALEQFSAMHHLREEDGSYWTGLVYTDGKRWPVERTTWTGAAVILAADALSSSTPGAGIFRGADLPRGLEGQYDCECATSER encoded by the coding sequence ATGCCTGACGCCCCCGGTGTGCCGGGCGTTTTCACGCCGGCCCAATGTCGGCAGACCGCCGAGTCGATCGCCGCGACGCAGGAGCCGAGCGGCGCGATCCCGTGGTCGGTCGGCGGGCACACCGATCCGTGGGACCACATCGAGAACGCCATGGCGCTCACCGTCGCGGGCCTGCTGGAGCCGGCGCGCGCGGCCTTCGAATGGTCGCGCACCACCCAGCGTCCCGACGGGACCTGGCCGATCCAACTGCGCGACGGCGTCGTCGAGGACGCCAACAGCGACACCAACTTCTGTGCCTACATCGCCACCGGGGTGTGGCACCACGTGCTGGTCACCGGTGACCGCCGCTTCGCCGAGACCATGTGGCCGGTGGTGGTCAAGGCCATCGACTTCGTGCTGGAGCTGCAGTGCGCCACCGGTGAGATCGCCTGGGCCCGAGGACCTTCCGGCGACGCCGAGGAAGCCCTGCTCACCGGCTGCGCGAGCATCTACCACAGCATCCGGTGCGCGCTGGCGCTCGCCGATCACCTCGGTGACCCGCAGCCCGAATGGGAGGTCGCGGTGGGCCGGCTCGGCCACGCGATCCTCGAGCATCCGGACCGGTTCGTCACCAAGGACCGCTGGTCGATGGAGTGGTACTACCCGGTCCTCGGCGGTGCGTTGCGCGGGCCGCGGGCGCGGGCGCGGATCGACGAACGCTGGGACGACTTCGTGGTCCCCGGGCTGGGCATCCGCTGTGTCGACGACCGGCCGTGGGTGACCGGGGCCGAAACCTGTGAGCTGGTAATGGCGTTGGAGGCGATGGGGGACAGCACCCGGGCGCTCGAGCAGTTCTCCGCGATGCACCACCTCCGCGAGGAGGACGGCTCCTACTGGACGGGGCTGGTGTACACCGACGGTAAGCGCTGGCCCGTCGAGCGCACCACCTGGACGGGCGCCGCGGTGATCCTGGCCGCCGACGCGCTGTCGTCCAGCACGCCGGGCGCAGGCATCTTCCGCGGTGCCGATCTGCCGAGAGGCCTTGAAGGCCAATATGATTGCGAGTGCGCGACGAGCGAGCGCTAG
- a CDS encoding DNA-3-methyladenine glycosylase 2 family protein → MRISAGVTFAGPVNPGWTLSPLRRGRGDPCYHDAADGAIWRTSLMRSGPVTARLSRGAPDTVDCEAWGPGAAEFADALPALLGADDDVSAFDPQEPTVAKALRTAPHLRLGRTGRVMEALIPAVLEQRVVGKDAFRAWRLLVTRYGAPAPGPAPAHMRVPPTAQAWRRIPSWEFHLANVDPARARTVVGCAQRADALERLVDRPAEAARTAMMSLPGVGIWTAAETAQRAFGDADALSIGDYHLSKVIGWTLLGHPIDDAQMIELLEPLRPHRHRVVRLLEVSGLAFKPRFGPRLPIPHLADL, encoded by the coding sequence ATGCGGATCTCGGCCGGCGTGACGTTCGCCGGCCCGGTGAATCCCGGCTGGACCCTGTCTCCGCTGCGCCGCGGCCGGGGCGACCCGTGCTACCACGACGCCGCCGACGGAGCGATCTGGCGGACCAGCCTGATGCGCAGCGGGCCCGTCACCGCCCGGCTGAGCCGCGGCGCACCCGACACCGTGGACTGTGAGGCCTGGGGACCGGGCGCTGCGGAGTTCGCCGACGCGCTGCCCGCGCTGCTGGGGGCTGACGACGACGTGTCGGCGTTCGACCCGCAGGAGCCGACGGTCGCCAAAGCCCTGCGCACCGCGCCCCACCTGCGGCTGGGCCGCACCGGCCGGGTCATGGAGGCGCTGATCCCCGCAGTTCTCGAACAGCGGGTGGTCGGCAAGGACGCGTTCCGCGCGTGGCGGCTCCTGGTGACCCGCTACGGCGCGCCCGCACCCGGTCCGGCGCCGGCCCACATGCGGGTGCCGCCGACCGCGCAGGCCTGGCGGCGTATCCCGTCCTGGGAATTCCACCTCGCCAACGTCGACCCCGCACGCGCGCGCACCGTGGTCGGCTGCGCGCAGCGCGCGGACGCGCTGGAGCGCCTGGTCGACCGGCCGGCCGAGGCCGCCCGGACCGCGATGATGTCGCTGCCGGGCGTCGGCATCTGGACCGCGGCCGAGACGGCGCAACGCGCGTTCGGAGACGCCGACGCGCTCTCGATCGGCGACTATCACCTGTCCAAGGTGATCGGCTGGACGCTGCTGGGACATCCGATCGACGACGCGCAGATGATCGAGCTCCTGGAACCGCTGCGGCCGCACCGGCACCGGGTGGTGCGGTTGCTGGAGGTCAGCGGCCTGGCGTTCAAGCCACGGTTCGGGCCGCGGCTGCCGATTCCGCATCTCGCCGATCTGTGA
- a CDS encoding class I SAM-dependent methyltransferase, producing MLTVDFDRLGVGAGTKVIDVGCGAGRHTFEAFRRGADVIGFDQSASDLNDVDQILQAMKEQGEAPASAKGEAVKGDALDLPYADGTFDCVIASEILEHVPEDTRAISELVRVLKPGGALAITVPRWLPERICWALSDEYHANEGGHIRIYRADELRDKVLAHGLELTHTAHAHALHSPYWWLKCAVGTEKNDHPAVKAYHKLLVWDMMGRPWLTRTAEAALNPLIGKSVALYFRKPPAADA from the coding sequence ATGCTGACCGTGGACTTCGACAGGCTAGGCGTCGGCGCCGGGACCAAGGTGATCGACGTCGGATGTGGCGCAGGCCGCCACACCTTCGAAGCGTTCCGGCGTGGAGCCGACGTGATCGGATTCGACCAGAGCGCTTCGGATCTCAACGACGTCGACCAGATCCTGCAGGCGATGAAGGAGCAGGGCGAGGCACCGGCGTCGGCCAAGGGCGAGGCGGTCAAGGGTGACGCGCTGGACCTGCCGTACGCCGACGGCACCTTCGACTGCGTCATCGCCTCCGAGATCCTGGAACACGTGCCCGAGGACACCCGGGCCATCTCCGAACTGGTCCGAGTGCTCAAACCCGGTGGTGCACTGGCGATCACCGTCCCGCGCTGGCTGCCCGAGCGGATCTGCTGGGCGTTGTCGGACGAGTACCACGCCAACGAGGGCGGCCACATCCGGATCTACCGGGCCGACGAGTTGCGGGACAAGGTGCTCGCGCACGGCCTGGAGTTGACCCACACCGCCCATGCCCACGCCCTGCATTCGCCGTACTGGTGGCTCAAATGCGCTGTGGGAACCGAGAAGAACGACCACCCCGCGGTGAAGGCGTATCACAAACTGCTGGTGTGGGACATGATGGGCCGGCCGTGGCTCACGCGTACCGCCGAGGCCGCGCTGAATCCGCTGATCGGCAAGAGTGTTGCCCTCTACTTCAGGAAGCCCCCGGCTGCCGATGCCTGA
- a CDS encoding TetR/AcrR family transcriptional regulator: MTDRLLDGLASAIVERGYRDSTVADVVRNARTSKRTFYEQFASKQECLIELLRRNNSDLIAHIGATVRPEADWQEQIRQAVDAYVEHISARPAITLCWIREAPALGAAARPLHRQVMHDLTELLTALTSNPGFQRAAITPITPPMALILLGGLRELTALFVEDERDVRGIAEPAAAAATALVNAR, encoded by the coding sequence GTGACCGACCGCCTTCTCGACGGGCTGGCGTCGGCGATCGTCGAACGGGGATACCGCGACAGCACCGTGGCCGACGTCGTCCGGAACGCCCGCACTTCCAAGCGCACCTTCTACGAACAGTTCGCAAGCAAACAGGAGTGCCTCATCGAACTGTTGCGCCGCAACAACTCCGACCTGATCGCACACATCGGGGCGACGGTCCGGCCGGAGGCCGACTGGCAGGAGCAGATCCGCCAGGCCGTCGACGCCTATGTCGAGCACATCAGCGCGCGCCCGGCGATCACGCTGTGCTGGATCCGCGAGGCCCCCGCCCTCGGCGCGGCGGCGCGCCCGCTGCACCGGCAGGTGATGCACGATCTGACCGAACTGCTCACGGCGCTGACGAGCAACCCGGGCTTCCAGCGCGCCGCGATCACCCCGATCACACCGCCGATGGCGCTCATCCTGCTCGGCGGATTACGCGAGCTGACAGCGCTTTTCGTCGAGGACGAGCGCGACGTCCGAGGGATCGCCGAGCCCGCGGCAGCCGCGGCCACCGCGCTGGTGAACGCCCGCTAG
- a CDS encoding cytochrome P450, which translates to MSEATVTAHHSTADAAAPVRLPPVPRIPRLLQGLGFSLSRQWTVAQIVRRYGDVFAMTLPVFGPTVIVTDPTLAKQLFMANTDDVGNIQPNLSRVLGSGSVFALDGGDHRRRRKLLTPPFHGKSIKNYERIFEEETLREAETWPEGREFETLEPMMRITLNAILRAVFGADGAHLDELRRIIPPWVTLGSRLAVLPTPQRTYGRFSPWGRLAAYRRRYDEVIGRLIDAVQADPHFDTREDILALLLRSSYEDGSSMSRQDIGDELLTLLAAGHETTAATLGWAFERISRHPEVLAELAAEAETETNEYRQATILEIQRSRTVIDFAGRHVYAPTFQLGEWVIPQGYSIVVAIGQVHRRGTDFPDPERFDPQRFVGRRPPTFAHIPFGGGTRRCVGATFANVEMDIVLRTVLRHFRIETTAAAGEKMHSRGVAYTPADGGRVVMYRR; encoded by the coding sequence ATGAGCGAAGCGACCGTCACCGCGCACCACTCCACTGCCGACGCCGCGGCACCGGTGCGGCTGCCACCGGTGCCGCGGATCCCGAGACTGCTTCAGGGTCTGGGCTTTTCGCTGTCGCGGCAGTGGACCGTGGCGCAGATCGTGCGCCGTTACGGCGACGTGTTCGCGATGACGCTGCCCGTGTTCGGTCCGACCGTGATCGTGACCGACCCGACGCTGGCCAAGCAGTTGTTCATGGCCAACACCGACGACGTCGGCAACATCCAGCCCAACCTGTCCCGGGTGCTGGGCTCCGGATCGGTGTTCGCCCTCGACGGCGGCGACCACCGCAGGCGGCGCAAGCTGCTCACCCCGCCGTTCCACGGCAAGAGCATCAAGAACTACGAGCGGATCTTCGAGGAGGAGACGCTGCGCGAGGCCGAGACATGGCCCGAGGGACGCGAATTCGAGACGCTCGAGCCGATGATGAGGATCACGCTCAACGCGATCCTGCGCGCGGTGTTCGGCGCCGACGGCGCCCATCTCGACGAACTGCGCCGCATCATCCCGCCGTGGGTCACCCTCGGTTCCCGGCTGGCGGTGCTCCCCACCCCGCAGCGGACCTACGGCCGCTTCAGCCCGTGGGGCCGTCTCGCGGCCTACCGGCGCCGCTATGACGAGGTGATCGGTCGCCTCATCGACGCCGTGCAGGCCGATCCGCACTTCGACACCCGCGAGGACATCCTGGCGCTGCTGCTGCGCAGTTCCTACGAGGACGGTTCCTCGATGTCGCGCCAGGACATCGGCGACGAACTGCTGACCCTGCTGGCCGCCGGGCACGAGACCACCGCCGCGACGCTGGGCTGGGCGTTCGAGCGCATCAGCCGTCACCCCGAGGTGCTGGCCGAGCTGGCCGCCGAGGCGGAGACCGAGACCAACGAATACCGGCAGGCGACGATCCTGGAGATCCAGCGCAGCCGCACGGTGATCGACTTCGCCGGCAGGCATGTCTACGCGCCGACCTTCCAGCTCGGGGAATGGGTTATCCCACAGGGATATTCGATCGTGGTCGCGATCGGGCAGGTGCACCGGCGCGGCACCGACTTCCCCGATCCGGAACGCTTCGACCCGCAACGGTTCGTCGGCCGGCGGCCACCCACGTTCGCGCACATCCCGTTCGGCGGGGGCACCCGGCGCTGCGTCGGCGCGACGTTCGCCAACGTCGAAATGGACATCGTGCTACGAACGGTGTTGCGCCACTTCCGAATTGAGACGACCGCCGCGGCGGGGGAGAAGATGCACTCGCGCGGAGTGGCCTACACCCCCGCCGACGGCGGCCGTGTCGTCATGTACCGCCGCTGA
- a CDS encoding FAD-binding oxidoreductase, with product MRTHSPVNGHVSHWFDGLPISRAPLPGTLDADVCIVGAGYTGLWTAYYLKRADPSLRIVVLEARFAGYGASGRNGGWLSGLVPGDRERVARRYGRAGVIAWQRALNDAVDEVIAVAGDEGIDAGIVKGGTLEVARNAAQARRLAAALEAERRWQVDGVEAMTAAEAAQRIRLDGVVAAYHNPHCARIQPALLVRGLADAVERLGVVVHERSPVTEISPGRASTPWGTVNAGVVLRATEGFTAALPGLKRQWLPMNSSMIATDPIPADLWETIGWHGRETLGDTAHGFFYAQRTVDDRIAIGGRSVPYRFGSRTDRDGQVPERTIGHLTATLRAILPQVSRVPIAHGWCGVLAVPRDWEATVTYDKATGVGWAGGYVGHGVTATNLAARTLTDLVLDRQSDLTALPWVGHRSRNWEPEPLRWLGVRGMYLAYKAADWHEARGTARTSPIAVVADRIAGRPH from the coding sequence GTGCGCACTCACTCGCCGGTCAACGGCCATGTGTCCCATTGGTTCGACGGGTTGCCGATCAGCCGCGCACCGCTGCCCGGCACCCTGGACGCCGACGTCTGCATCGTCGGCGCCGGATACACCGGCCTGTGGACCGCGTACTACCTCAAGCGGGCCGATCCGTCGCTGCGCATCGTGGTGCTTGAGGCGCGCTTCGCCGGGTACGGCGCATCCGGACGCAACGGCGGCTGGCTGTCCGGCCTGGTGCCCGGTGACCGCGAGCGGGTGGCCCGCCGGTACGGCCGGGCCGGGGTGATCGCCTGGCAGCGCGCGCTCAACGACGCCGTCGACGAGGTGATCGCGGTGGCCGGCGATGAAGGCATCGACGCCGGCATCGTCAAGGGCGGCACGCTGGAGGTCGCGCGCAACGCCGCGCAGGCGCGCAGACTGGCCGCCGCGCTGGAGGCCGAACGGCGCTGGCAGGTCGACGGCGTCGAAGCGATGACCGCAGCCGAAGCCGCGCAACGGATCCGGCTCGACGGGGTGGTCGCCGCCTACCACAATCCGCACTGCGCCAGGATCCAACCGGCGCTCCTGGTCCGCGGCCTGGCCGACGCGGTCGAGCGACTCGGCGTCGTCGTCCACGAGCGCTCCCCGGTGACCGAGATCAGCCCGGGCCGGGCCTCGACGCCGTGGGGCACGGTGAACGCCGGGGTCGTGCTGCGCGCCACCGAAGGGTTCACCGCGGCCCTGCCCGGACTGAAGCGGCAGTGGTTGCCGATGAACAGCTCGATGATCGCGACCGACCCGATTCCCGCGGACCTCTGGGAGACCATCGGGTGGCACGGCAGGGAGACGCTGGGCGACACCGCGCACGGGTTCTTCTACGCCCAGCGCACGGTCGACGACCGGATCGCGATCGGCGGCCGCAGCGTGCCCTACCGGTTCGGCTCCCGCACCGACCGCGACGGGCAGGTGCCCGAACGCACCATCGGTCACCTCACCGCGACGTTGCGGGCGATCCTGCCGCAGGTGTCCCGGGTCCCGATCGCGCACGGGTGGTGCGGGGTGCTGGCGGTGCCGCGCGACTGGGAGGCCACCGTGACCTACGACAAGGCCACCGGCGTGGGCTGGGCCGGCGGCTACGTCGGACACGGAGTCACCGCCACCAACCTCGCCGCGCGCACGCTGACCGACCTGGTGCTGGACCGGCAGTCGGACTTGACCGCGCTGCCCTGGGTCGGGCACCGGTCCCGCAACTGGGAGCCCGAACCGCTGCGGTGGCTCGGCGTGCGGGGCATGTACCTGGCCTACAAGGCGGCCGACTGGCACGAGGCCCGCGGCACCGCGCGGACCTCGCCCATCGCGGTGGTCGCGGACAGGATCGCCGGCCGCCCGCACTAG
- a CDS encoding PaaI family thioesterase: protein MPYPLNTPLGRFGVQTAEESPERCVASIPVAGLVNPLTGAPTTAPLAMLVDHVGGLINHARRGSREWTVSSELSLEVAPEATEVIATATVRSFYITVPDSLVDWPDQPAGTLPGTRLDQLMAVQVGESGGAATILVQNDDPVLNNSVGAVHGGVSSMGLELAANAAVNHRGGAVVEHGFRTASLRVNFLRPFHGGGDAHYRADATHTGRSSAVAEARAVGRDGRTAITARLTAYR, encoded by the coding sequence ATGCCCTATCCCCTGAACACGCCGCTCGGCCGCTTCGGCGTGCAGACGGCTGAGGAGTCCCCGGAGCGCTGCGTGGCCTCCATCCCGGTCGCCGGCCTGGTCAACCCGCTGACCGGCGCTCCGACCACCGCGCCGCTGGCGATGCTCGTCGACCACGTGGGCGGTCTGATCAACCACGCCCGGCGGGGCTCCCGTGAGTGGACGGTGTCGAGCGAACTGTCCCTGGAGGTCGCTCCCGAGGCGACCGAGGTGATCGCCACCGCGACCGTCCGCTCGTTCTACATCACGGTGCCGGACTCGCTGGTCGACTGGCCCGATCAGCCCGCAGGCACGTTGCCGGGTACCCGCCTCGACCAGTTGATGGCCGTACAGGTCGGCGAATCAGGCGGTGCGGCAACGATTCTGGTACAGAATGACGACCCGGTGCTGAACAACAGCGTGGGTGCGGTGCACGGCGGGGTGTCGTCGATGGGGCTGGAGTTGGCCGCCAACGCCGCAGTCAACCACCGAGGCGGCGCTGTCGTGGAGCACGGGTTCCGGACGGCGTCGTTGCGGGTGAACTTCCTGCGCCCGTTCCACGGCGGCGGTGACGCGCACTACCGGGCGGACGCCACCCACACCGGTCGCAGCAGCGCCGTGGCCGAGGCCCGGGCGGTGGGACGCGACGGCAGAACCGCCATCACGGCTCGGCTGACCGCCTACCGCTGA
- a CDS encoding DNA starvation/stationary phase protection protein: MTAFTVPGLSEKQGADVAELLQKALSRYNDLHLTLKHVHWNVVGPNFIGVHEMIDPQVELVRGYADEVAERIAALGTSPLGTPGAIINDRTWDDYSVNRDTVQAHLAALNLVYTGVIEDTRKSIEALEELDLVSQDMLVSHAGELEKFQWFVRAHLENSGGQLVTEGAKTEKSAASKAKKNS, from the coding sequence ATGACTGCGTTCACCGTTCCCGGCCTCAGCGAGAAGCAGGGGGCCGATGTCGCCGAGCTGCTGCAGAAGGCGCTCAGCAGGTACAACGACCTGCACCTCACCCTCAAGCATGTGCACTGGAATGTGGTGGGGCCCAACTTCATCGGGGTCCACGAGATGATCGACCCGCAGGTCGAGCTGGTGCGCGGATACGCCGACGAGGTCGCCGAGCGCATCGCGGCGCTGGGCACGTCTCCGCTGGGGACACCCGGAGCCATCATCAACGACCGCACCTGGGACGACTACTCGGTCAACCGGGACACCGTGCAGGCGCACCTGGCTGCGCTCAACCTCGTGTACACCGGGGTCATCGAGGACACCCGCAAGAGCATCGAAGCGCTGGAGGAACTCGACCTGGTCTCCCAGGACATGCTCGTCTCGCACGCCGGTGAGCTGGAGAAATTCCAGTGGTTCGTGCGGGCGCATCTGGAGAACTCGGGCGGGCAACTGGTCACCGAAGGCGCCAAGACCGAAAAGAGCGCCGCGTCGAAGGCCAAGAAGAACTCGTAG